The following proteins are encoded in a genomic region of Pseudodesulfovibrio mercurii:
- a CDS encoding sulfite exporter TauE/SafE family protein, with protein MQFDSIFWVALQSSVLLGLVHGVNPCGHSWLVLAPFVYGEKRGGRVLALTLAFVAGTTLACLLIGLTLGSVSLAIPESFTLYVDVATFAVLLALGLVLIFRPHLLHSHDHDHDHDHDDHDHDGPDHDHHHHDHDHHGPACPGHGCLPAARSRTVWGLFTIGFVNMIVPCPTVALMYTYALDSGSVFKGTAVFGVYAVATGLTLGAIIFAIYKAAGLMRTLTGAWIEPLVMRAAGVMTIAFGAYSLYTSI; from the coding sequence ATGCAATTCGATTCCATATTCTGGGTGGCCCTGCAATCGAGCGTGCTGCTCGGCCTGGTGCACGGGGTCAACCCGTGCGGCCATTCCTGGCTGGTCCTGGCCCCCTTCGTCTACGGCGAGAAGCGGGGCGGGCGGGTCCTGGCCCTGACCCTGGCCTTCGTCGCCGGGACAACCCTGGCCTGCCTGCTCATCGGCCTGACGCTGGGTTCGGTCTCCCTGGCCATCCCCGAGTCCTTCACCCTGTACGTGGACGTGGCCACCTTCGCGGTCCTGCTCGCCCTGGGTCTGGTCCTGATCTTCCGGCCGCACCTGCTGCACAGCCACGATCACGACCACGACCATGACCACGACGATCACGACCACGACGGCCCTGATCACGATCATCACCACCACGACCACGATCATCACGGCCCGGCCTGCCCCGGCCACGGGTGCCTGCCCGCGGCCCGGTCCAGGACCGTGTGGGGGCTGTTCACCATCGGGTTCGTGAACATGATCGTGCCCTGCCCCACAGTGGCGCTGATGTACACCTACGCGCTGGACTCGGGCAGCGTGTTCAAGGGCACGGCCGTGTTCGGGGTCTACGCCGTGGCCACCGGGCTGACGCTCGGGGCGATCATCTTCGCCATCTACAAGGCCGCCGGGCTCATGCGCACCCTGACCGGGGCGTGGATCGAGCCGCTGGTCATGCGCGCCGCCGGGGTCATGACCATCGCCTTCGGGGCCTACAGCCTGTACACGTCCATCTAG
- a CDS encoding rhodanese-like domain-containing protein has translation MRVLAAVLVVLAVLVLWDAVWWLLRGVRPMSPWGLRRALRRPSPPTVLDVRTPAEYALFHIPGAVNLPYPFTSEALAATLDDPARLVVVVCMTGHRSPPAVQHLRRDGFRDVKNLTWGMSAWKLTGGETRSGK, from the coding sequence GTGCGCGTCCTGGCCGCCGTCCTCGTCGTCCTGGCCGTCCTGGTCCTGTGGGACGCGGTCTGGTGGCTGCTCCGGGGCGTGCGCCCCATGTCCCCCTGGGGGCTGCGCCGGGCCCTGCGCAGACCCTCGCCCCCCACCGTGCTGGACGTGCGCACCCCGGCGGAATACGCGCTCTTCCACATCCCCGGCGCCGTCAACCTGCCGTATCCGTTCACCTCCGAGGCCCTGGCCGCCACCCTGGACGACCCGGCCCGCCTCGTGGTCGTGGTCTGCATGACCGGCCACCGCTCGCCCCCGGCCGTGCAACACCTCCGGCGCGACGGCTTCCGCGACGTCAAGAACCTCACCTGGGGCATGTCCGCCTGGAAGCTCACCGGCGGCGAGACCCGCTCCGGCAAGTGA
- a CDS encoding cytochrome ubiquinol oxidase subunit I, translating to MEYPIWHLTTLGGGFWIAVIATLHVYVAHFAVGGGLFLVLTERAAYKSDNIHLLEYARKHTRFFLLLTMAFGGVSGVAIWLTVALLAPEATITLIHQFVFGWAAEWVCFLGEILALIIYYYAWDRMDRRDHMIVGWLYFLFGWLSLFLINGIIGFMLTPGQWLETRSFWDGFFNPSFWPSLVFRSFFSAVCAGLFGFVTATRIPDEPTRLHTVRVCSAWTVLGVLAVFLSGWWYVAAMPPEQYEMIVYKSNRVAHFMQYFWIFGTATLIGGLLLALKTPKALSFTMALVVLLVGQGLFGSFEFIREAGRKPYLIWDTIYSSSILKAHVPVIDQNGAIASAKWAPPELADGITEANVKVAGEFLFQLECSACHSVHGPMNEITKRTVQYDVNGMDAFLTGMGKLNKYMPPFIGTPEERMALARYIAEDLNGHAPAAAPPAPEMAEPASAPFDPETSEYTLVGWCSRGMGFFSQNDKWTLLPPMNVIRAQLVRRDPSPERVMDDVTITYAIEPDQADQALTGTLELNADAGRFEARVAIPPYVKDGAYNPLPLVTLTARDGSGAVLATARLAAPTSDQMGCFNCHSGQWKQDGSGVTTATVENILATHDRMNSTRLAETKGEVRCITCHDDPIQSAEGNADKPNLSAAIHGVHAIYMAGRGAESSCLKCHPQSTLRGQHEAVGFTCTDCHGMIEDLAVSLLKAEQARGVPGAGRIMARITPRTLPNKEAINPRKPWINEPDCLTCHKDFAAPDVDSAFNTWTKDADSLFAARRDEMDAMHCGACHGSPHAIYPATPRDNVLPLQYMDEARPLGAGGNCTVCHKDPMEYPAHHPGMGLE from the coding sequence ATGGAATATCCCATCTGGCATCTGACCACCCTGGGCGGCGGCTTCTGGATCGCCGTCATCGCCACCCTGCACGTCTACGTGGCCCACTTCGCCGTGGGCGGCGGCCTGTTCCTGGTCCTGACCGAGCGGGCGGCCTATAAATCCGACAACATCCACCTGCTCGAATACGCCCGGAAGCACACCCGCTTCTTCCTGCTCCTGACCATGGCCTTCGGCGGCGTGTCCGGCGTGGCCATCTGGCTGACCGTGGCCCTGCTCGCGCCCGAGGCGACCATCACCCTGATCCACCAGTTCGTCTTCGGCTGGGCCGCAGAATGGGTCTGCTTCCTGGGCGAGATTCTGGCCCTGATCATCTACTACTACGCCTGGGACCGCATGGACCGCCGCGACCACATGATCGTGGGCTGGCTCTACTTCCTGTTCGGCTGGCTGTCCCTCTTCCTGATCAACGGGATCATCGGCTTCATGCTCACCCCGGGCCAGTGGCTCGAGACCAGGAGCTTCTGGGACGGCTTCTTCAACCCGTCCTTCTGGCCGTCCCTGGTCTTCCGCTCCTTCTTCTCGGCCGTGTGCGCGGGGCTGTTCGGCTTCGTCACGGCCACGCGCATCCCGGACGAACCCACCCGGCTGCATACCGTCCGGGTCTGCTCGGCCTGGACCGTGCTCGGCGTGCTGGCCGTGTTCCTGTCCGGCTGGTGGTACGTGGCCGCCATGCCGCCCGAGCAGTACGAGATGATCGTCTACAAGTCGAACCGCGTCGCCCACTTCATGCAGTACTTCTGGATCTTCGGCACGGCCACCCTCATCGGCGGCCTGCTCCTGGCCCTGAAGACCCCCAAGGCCCTGTCTTTCACCATGGCCCTGGTGGTCCTGCTGGTCGGCCAGGGGCTGTTCGGCTCCTTCGAGTTCATCCGCGAGGCGGGCCGCAAGCCGTACCTCATCTGGGATACGATCTATTCCTCCTCCATCCTCAAGGCCCACGTGCCGGTCATCGACCAGAACGGTGCCATCGCCTCGGCCAAGTGGGCCCCGCCCGAACTGGCCGACGGCATCACCGAGGCCAACGTCAAGGTCGCGGGCGAGTTCCTCTTCCAGCTCGAATGCTCGGCCTGCCACTCCGTGCACGGCCCCATGAACGAGATCACCAAGCGCACCGTCCAGTACGACGTGAACGGCATGGACGCCTTCCTGACCGGCATGGGCAAGCTGAACAAGTACATGCCCCCGTTCATCGGCACCCCCGAGGAGCGCATGGCCCTGGCCCGGTACATCGCCGAGGACCTCAACGGCCACGCCCCGGCGGCCGCGCCCCCGGCCCCGGAAATGGCCGAGCCCGCGTCCGCGCCCTTTGACCCCGAAACCTCGGAATACACCCTGGTGGGCTGGTGCTCGCGCGGCATGGGCTTCTTCTCCCAGAACGACAAGTGGACCCTGCTGCCGCCCATGAACGTCATCCGCGCCCAGCTCGTGCGCCGCGATCCCTCGCCCGAACGGGTCATGGACGACGTGACCATCACCTACGCCATCGAGCCCGATCAGGCCGACCAGGCCCTGACCGGCACCCTCGAACTCAACGCCGACGCGGGCCGCTTCGAGGCCCGGGTGGCCATCCCGCCCTACGTCAAGGACGGGGCGTACAACCCCCTGCCCCTCGTCACCCTGACGGCCAGGGACGGCTCCGGCGCGGTCCTGGCCACGGCCAGGCTCGCCGCGCCCACCTCGGACCAGATGGGCTGCTTCAACTGCCACAGCGGCCAGTGGAAGCAGGACGGCTCGGGCGTGACCACCGCCACGGTGGAGAACATCCTGGCCACCCACGACCGCATGAACTCCACCCGCCTGGCCGAAACCAAGGGCGAGGTCCGGTGCATCACCTGCCACGACGACCCCATTCAGTCCGCCGAAGGCAATGCGGACAAGCCCAACCTGTCCGCCGCCATCCACGGCGTGCACGCCATCTACATGGCCGGGCGCGGTGCCGAAAGCTCCTGCCTCAAGTGCCACCCCCAGTCCACCCTGCGCGGACAGCACGAGGCCGTGGGCTTCACCTGCACCGACTGCCACGGCATGATCGAGGACCTGGCCGTGTCCCTGCTCAAGGCCGAACAGGCACGCGGCGTGCCCGGCGCGGGCCGGATCATGGCCCGAATCACCCCCCGGACCCTGCCCAACAAGGAGGCCATCAACCCCCGAAAGCCGTGGATCAACGAGCCCGACTGCCTGACCTGCCACAAGGACTTCGCCGCGCCCGACGTGGACTCGGCCTTCAACACCTGGACCAAGGACGCCGACTCCCTCTTCGCCGCCCGGCGCGACGAGATGGACGCCATGCACTGCGGGGCCTGCCACGGCTCGCCCCACGCCATCTATCCGGCCACGCCGCGCGACAACGTCCTGCCCCTGCAATACATGGACGAGGCCCGGCCCCTGGGCGCGGGCGGCAACTGCACCGTCTGCCACAAGGATCCCATGGAATACCCCGCCCACCATCCGGGCATGGGACTCGAATAA
- a CDS encoding MarR family winged helix-turn-helix transcriptional regulator yields the protein MVDQINHAIVEFFEKLSSWEHDVVREKGMTLPQMHTLEVLGIHGAMRMKELAEAMGITTGTLTVLVDRLAEKDCVRRVPHDTDRRSINVELTDAGRALFEEHDRLHYRLTEELVAACPPEDREALLRCLTSMNAQF from the coding sequence ATGGTCGACCAAATCAACCACGCCATCGTGGAGTTCTTCGAGAAGCTCTCGTCCTGGGAGCACGACGTGGTCCGCGAAAAGGGCATGACCCTGCCGCAGATGCACACCCTGGAGGTGCTCGGCATCCACGGGGCCATGCGCATGAAGGAGCTGGCCGAGGCCATGGGCATCACCACCGGCACCCTGACCGTGCTGGTGGACCGCCTGGCGGAAAAGGACTGCGTCCGCCGCGTGCCCCACGACACGGACCGCCGGTCCATCAACGTGGAGCTGACCGACGCGGGCCGCGCCCTGTTCGAGGAGCACGACCGCCTGCACTACCGCCTGACCGAGGAACTGGTCGCCGCCTGCCCGCCCGAGGACCGCGAGGCCCTCCTGCGCTGCCTGACCAGCATGAACGCGCAGTTCTAG
- a CDS encoding mechanosensitive ion channel family protein, with the protein MQEQLAPILAKVTEIFQFLEGWLQSHVLTWRTAAQWAAALAALLLAKAVWRLVRPRLAHWRDTSARTVWGRALLTGLCATGELILFIGLAQLCAAAARFMGYSPWVLNAVSQLTVAGIILRLLTFAMPNKVLARSTATVVWVFVSLQILGLLTPFTAFLETLSFTMGGSTFTALGALKGLVLAIILLHAAATLSRFASGRIASMREVSPSVKVLLDKSIKVALFTVAILLVMSGVGINLTSLAIFSSALGVGIGFGLQTIISNYVAGVILLMDRSVKPGDTIEVGGVFGVVSGVNGRFSSVKTRDGKEYLIPNEHFVTNEVINWTYSDADVRLRIPVGVSYGSDVDKALRLMEESTRGLTRILTSPEPRALLMGFGDSSVDLELRAWIADARDGVSNIKSDVLRRIWTSFHENGIEFPFPQRDVLLKPGSSLAVTVDRGRDPELPDKASDMIPGAVPGPVPDKDPGEPGA; encoded by the coding sequence ATGCAGGAACAGCTCGCGCCGATACTGGCCAAGGTCACGGAGATTTTCCAATTCCTGGAGGGGTGGCTGCAATCCCACGTCCTGACCTGGCGGACGGCGGCCCAGTGGGCGGCGGCCCTGGCGGCCCTGCTCCTGGCCAAGGCCGTGTGGCGGCTCGTCCGGCCCCGGCTGGCGCACTGGCGCGACACCAGCGCGCGGACCGTGTGGGGCCGGGCCCTGCTCACCGGCCTGTGCGCCACGGGCGAACTTATCCTGTTCATCGGCCTGGCCCAGCTCTGCGCGGCCGCGGCCCGGTTCATGGGCTATTCGCCGTGGGTCCTGAACGCCGTCAGCCAGCTGACCGTGGCCGGAATCATCCTGCGGCTTTTGACCTTCGCCATGCCCAACAAGGTCCTGGCGCGGAGCACGGCCACCGTGGTCTGGGTCTTCGTCTCCCTACAGATCCTCGGCCTGCTCACGCCGTTCACCGCCTTTCTGGAGACGCTCTCCTTCACCATGGGCGGCTCCACCTTCACCGCCCTGGGCGCGCTCAAGGGGCTGGTCCTGGCCATCATCCTGCTCCATGCGGCGGCCACCCTGTCGCGCTTCGCCTCCGGGCGCATCGCCTCCATGCGCGAGGTCTCGCCCTCGGTGAAGGTCCTGCTCGACAAGTCCATCAAGGTCGCCCTGTTCACCGTGGCCATCCTCCTGGTCATGTCCGGGGTGGGCATCAACCTGACCAGCCTAGCCATCTTCTCCAGCGCGCTGGGCGTGGGCATCGGCTTCGGCTTGCAGACGATCATCTCCAACTACGTGGCCGGGGTCATCCTGCTCATGGACCGGTCCGTCAAGCCGGGCGACACCATCGAGGTGGGCGGGGTGTTCGGCGTGGTCAGCGGGGTCAACGGCCGGTTCTCCTCGGTCAAGACCCGCGACGGCAAGGAATACCTCATCCCCAACGAGCACTTCGTGACCAACGAGGTCATCAACTGGACATACTCGGACGCGGACGTGCGGCTGCGCATCCCGGTGGGCGTCTCCTACGGCTCGGATGTGGACAAGGCCCTGCGGCTCATGGAGGAATCCACCAGGGGCCTGACCCGCATCCTGACCTCGCCCGAGCCGCGCGCCCTGCTCATGGGCTTCGGCGACAGCTCGGTGGACCTGGAGCTGCGGGCCTGGATCGCGGACGCCAGGGACGGGGTGTCCAACATCAAGAGCGACGTGCTCCGGCGCATCTGGACCTCCTTTCACGAAAACGGCATCGAGTTCCCGTTCCCGCAGCGGGACGTGCTCCTCAAGCCCGGCTCCTCCCTGGCCGTGACCGTGGACCGGGGCAGGGACCCCGAACTCCCGGACAAGGCGTCCGACATGATCCCGGGCGCCGTCCCCGGCCCCGTTCCCGACAAAGACCCCGGCGAGCCCGGAGCATAG
- a CDS encoding glycosyltransferase — translation MADPMFKVDMHVHSRFSTRPSQWILQKIGCPESFTEPRRLYDIALARGMDMVTITDHNTIAGSLEIAHLPNTFVSEEITTYFPEDRCKLHVLAYDITEAQHQDIQRCRDNVFDLVPYLREQRIHHVLAHPLFAVNDRLTPAHFEQALLLFNTLEENGTRDARQNRTLRDIVNRLTPLDIDRLANTHGIEPYGDEPWEKGITGGSDDHSSLNIARMHTLFPGQPTLKNVLTALTERTSRPAGTAATPRTMAHNLYGIAYQFYRSRTGSLAPEVSEHLCFRFIKSALNPGAEPKPGISSLLQRIIGRGKATLHREYGPSDSVQDMLLKEAADIIAHDETLMRIARGKVADVVVLEREWARFVSLAANRVLAQFADRTLNSVIGANLFDVFHSIGSAGSLYALLAPYFVGYDLFSTERAFSNACLDRFRKKNARTSDDLKIAHFTDTFDEINGVARTIRQQLEMVARHGKDMTVITCGARADVPGAVSFEPVGRFDIPEYPEISLAYPPFLDMLTHCFEQEYDCILAATPGPVGLAGLAIARILKLPFHGTYHTAFPEYVGAFTEDAGLEDGCWRYMSWFYNQMQVIYAPSEATRYELIDRGIDPGKIVTYPRGVDTERFHPAKRNGFFNQFDIGGGTKLLYVGRVSKEKGLDVLTEAFRKAARMRDAIQLIVVGDGPYLPEMRRALRSTPATFTGVLKGEALAQAYASADLFVFPSATDTFGNVVLEAQASGLPVIVTDKGGPAENVLPNETGIIVPAGDPDSLLRAILHMVDTPERIQYMRRKARSHVENRTFDATFLKTWEIFGNHVAA, via the coding sequence ATGGCTGACCCCATGTTCAAAGTGGACATGCACGTCCACTCACGCTTTTCCACGCGCCCGTCGCAGTGGATCCTGCAAAAGATCGGCTGCCCCGAGAGCTTCACCGAACCACGCCGCCTCTACGACATCGCCCTGGCCAGGGGCATGGATATGGTCACAATCACCGACCACAACACCATCGCCGGGTCGCTCGAGATCGCCCACCTGCCGAACACCTTCGTCAGCGAGGAGATCACCACCTACTTCCCCGAGGACCGCTGCAAGCTCCACGTCCTGGCCTACGACATCACCGAAGCCCAGCACCAGGACATCCAGCGCTGCCGCGACAACGTCTTCGACCTGGTCCCCTACCTGCGTGAACAGCGCATCCACCACGTCCTGGCCCACCCCCTCTTCGCGGTCAACGACCGGCTCACCCCGGCCCACTTCGAACAGGCCCTGCTCCTGTTCAACACCCTGGAGGAAAACGGCACCCGCGACGCCCGCCAGAACCGGACCCTGCGCGACATCGTGAACCGCCTGACCCCGCTCGATATCGACCGCCTGGCCAATACCCACGGCATCGAACCCTACGGCGACGAGCCCTGGGAAAAGGGCATCACCGGCGGGTCCGACGACCACTCCTCCCTGAACATCGCGCGCATGCACACCCTCTTTCCCGGCCAGCCCACCCTGAAGAACGTCCTGACCGCGCTGACCGAACGCACCTCCCGGCCCGCCGGGACCGCGGCCACGCCCCGGACCATGGCCCACAACCTCTACGGCATCGCCTACCAGTTCTACCGCTCGCGCACCGGCTCCCTCGCGCCCGAGGTCTCCGAGCACCTCTGCTTCCGCTTCATCAAGTCCGCCCTCAACCCCGGCGCCGAACCCAAACCCGGAATCTCCTCGCTGCTGCAACGGATCATCGGCCGGGGCAAGGCCACCCTGCACCGCGAATACGGCCCGTCCGACTCGGTCCAGGACATGCTCCTCAAGGAGGCCGCCGACATCATCGCCCACGACGAGACCCTCATGCGCATCGCCCGGGGCAAGGTCGCCGACGTGGTCGTCCTCGAACGCGAATGGGCCCGCTTCGTCTCCCTGGCCGCCAACCGCGTCCTCGCCCAGTTCGCCGACCGGACCCTCAACTCCGTCATCGGGGCCAACCTCTTCGACGTCTTCCACTCCATCGGCTCGGCGGGCTCCCTCTACGCCCTGCTCGCCCCCTACTTCGTGGGCTACGACCTCTTCTCCACCGAACGGGCCTTCTCCAACGCCTGCCTCGACCGCTTCCGCAAAAAGAACGCCCGGACCAGCGACGACCTCAAGATCGCCCACTTCACCGACACCTTCGACGAGATCAACGGCGTGGCCAGGACCATCCGCCAGCAACTCGAAATGGTCGCCCGCCACGGCAAGGACATGACCGTCATCACCTGCGGGGCCAGGGCCGACGTGCCCGGCGCCGTCTCCTTCGAGCCCGTGGGCCGCTTCGACATCCCGGAATACCCCGAAATCTCCCTGGCCTACCCGCCCTTCCTCGACATGCTCACCCACTGCTTCGAGCAGGAATACGACTGCATCCTCGCCGCCACCCCCGGCCCCGTCGGCCTGGCCGGACTGGCCATCGCCAGGATCCTCAAGCTCCCCTTCCACGGCACCTACCACACCGCCTTCCCCGAATACGTCGGGGCCTTCACCGAAGACGCCGGCCTGGAAGACGGCTGCTGGCGCTACATGTCCTGGTTCTACAACCAGATGCAGGTCATCTACGCGCCCTCCGAAGCGACCAGGTACGAGCTCATCGACCGCGGCATCGACCCCGGCAAGATCGTCACCTACCCGCGCGGCGTGGACACCGAACGGTTCCACCCCGCCAAACGCAACGGCTTCTTCAACCAGTTCGACATCGGCGGCGGCACCAAGCTCCTCTACGTGGGCCGCGTGTCCAAGGAAAAAGGCCTCGACGTCCTGACCGAGGCCTTCCGCAAGGCCGCCCGTATGCGCGACGCCATCCAGCTCATCGTGGTCGGCGACGGCCCCTACCTGCCCGAAATGCGGCGCGCCCTGCGCTCCACCCCCGCCACCTTCACCGGCGTGCTCAAGGGCGAAGCCCTGGCCCAGGCCTACGCCAGCGCCGACCTCTTCGTCTTCCCCTCGGCCACCGACACCTTCGGCAACGTCGTCCTCGAAGCCCAGGCCTCGGGACTGCCCGTCATCGTCACCGACAAGGGCGGCCCCGCCGAAAACGTCCTGCCCAACGAGACCGGCATCATCGTCCCCGCCGGCGACCCCGACTCCCTGCTCCGCGCCATCCTGCACATGGTCGATACCCCCGAACGCATCCAGTACATGCGCCGCAAGGCCCGCTCCCACGTCGAAAACCGCACCTTCGACGCCACCTTCCTCAAAACCTGGGAAATCTTCGGCAACCACGTGGCCGCCTAG
- a CDS encoding 4-hydroxybenzoate octaprenyltransferase, giving the protein MSIAKDLGLVCRMIKIEHSVFALPFAYMGAFLAARGWPGLYNMVVLTVAMVAVRSFAMAFNRYADLDIDRENPRTQGRALVTGELSTRFILVFIAGTAVVFVAACAMMNTLCLMLSPVALFMAASYSFCKRFTYWCHFVLGSVLGLAPVAGWICVTPSISLPSVLLFCGVVLWVAGFDLLYACQDADFDREHGLYSIPARLGVAAALGVSSLSHAVAAAFFLLAGWAASLGGIYFTVAALMGVTLMAEHLLVKPDDLSRVNVAFFTMNGIISVLLFAATVVDLAVLG; this is encoded by the coding sequence ATGAGTATCGCCAAGGATCTGGGCCTGGTGTGCCGGATGATCAAGATCGAGCACTCGGTCTTCGCCCTGCCGTTCGCCTACATGGGGGCGTTCCTGGCCGCCCGGGGCTGGCCGGGGCTGTACAACATGGTCGTGCTGACCGTGGCCATGGTGGCCGTGCGCTCCTTCGCCATGGCCTTCAACCGTTATGCGGACCTGGACATCGACCGCGAGAACCCGCGCACCCAGGGGCGCGCCCTGGTCACGGGCGAGCTGTCCACCCGGTTCATCCTGGTCTTCATCGCGGGCACGGCCGTGGTCTTCGTGGCCGCCTGCGCCATGATGAACACCCTCTGCCTGATGCTTTCGCCCGTGGCCCTGTTCATGGCCGCGTCCTACAGCTTCTGCAAGCGGTTCACGTACTGGTGCCACTTCGTGCTCGGCTCGGTCCTGGGGCTGGCCCCGGTGGCGGGCTGGATCTGCGTGACCCCGTCCATCTCCCTGCCCTCGGTCCTGCTCTTCTGCGGCGTGGTCCTGTGGGTGGCCGGGTTCGATCTGCTCTACGCCTGCCAGGACGCGGACTTCGACCGCGAGCACGGCCTCTATTCCATCCCGGCCCGGCTGGGCGTGGCGGCGGCGCTCGGCGTGTCGAGCCTGAGCCACGCCGTGGCCGCCGCCTTCTTCCTGCTGGCGGGCTGGGCCGCGAGCCTGGGCGGCATCTACTTCACGGTGGCGGCCCTCATGGGCGTGACCCTCATGGCCGAGCACCTGCTGGTCAAGCCGGACGACCTGAGCCGGGTGAACGTGGCCTTCTTCACCATGAACGGGATCATTTCCGTGCTCCTGTTCGCGGCCACGGTGGTTGATCTGGCGGTCCTGGGCTGA
- a CDS encoding TraR/DksA family transcriptional regulator: MTRNQIREIRSHLMQGLHAMSGQLNTGITALENCPDDTDFASQLAQHGLSVAMQRRGVARIREMEAALKRLSQADYGVCEECGEEIGVARLKANPSARLCVHCQSAMEDGLLDRARRCA, encoded by the coding sequence ATGACCAGGAACCAGATCAGGGAAATCAGGTCCCACCTCATGCAGGGACTGCACGCCATGAGCGGCCAGCTGAACACCGGCATCACCGCCCTCGAAAACTGCCCCGACGACACCGACTTCGCCTCCCAGCTCGCCCAGCACGGCCTGTCCGTGGCCATGCAGCGACGCGGCGTGGCCCGCATCCGCGAGATGGAGGCCGCCCTCAAGCGGCTGTCCCAGGCCGACTACGGCGTCTGCGAGGAGTGCGGCGAGGAGATCGGCGTGGCTCGGCTCAAGGCCAACCCCTCGGCCCGCCTGTGCGTGCACTGCCAGTCCGCCATGGAAGACGGGCTCCTGGACCGCGCCCGCCGCTGCGCCTAG
- a CDS encoding DMT family transporter, with translation MKWIYVLFALVAGALMPVQAGINLRLRGSLGDPVWAAAVSFGVGTLALLGYLLATRTPAPSLSMAATAPAWAWTGGALGAFFVFATIVLAGQIGATTMMAWLLAGQLTAALALDHFGLVGYQVHTVSWPRVVGVCLLLAGAVLVNKY, from the coding sequence ATGAAGTGGATATACGTGCTGTTCGCCCTGGTGGCCGGTGCGCTGATGCCGGTCCAGGCGGGCATCAACCTGCGGCTGCGCGGGTCCCTGGGCGATCCGGTCTGGGCGGCGGCGGTCTCCTTCGGCGTGGGCACCCTGGCCCTGCTCGGCTACCTGCTGGCCACGCGCACGCCCGCGCCCTCCCTGAGCATGGCCGCGACGGCCCCGGCCTGGGCCTGGACCGGCGGTGCGCTCGGGGCGTTTTTCGTCTTCGCGACCATCGTCCTGGCCGGGCAGATCGGGGCCACGACCATGATGGCCTGGCTCCTGGCTGGCCAGCTCACGGCCGCCCTGGCGCTGGACCACTTCGGCCTGGTCGGGTATCAGGTCCATACGGTGTCCTGGCCCCGCGTGGTCGGGGTCTGCCTGCTCCTGGCCGGGGCCGTGCTGGTCAACAAATACTAA